The Branchiostoma floridae strain S238N-H82 chromosome 10, Bfl_VNyyK, whole genome shotgun sequence genome has a segment encoding these proteins:
- the LOC118424797 gene encoding zinc finger protein 569-like, with the protein MASTSNAQTLDDVRRKAEKGYDARPRRKEESYRCKECSKQFSYLGNLKTHMRAHTGEKPYRCEECNRQFSRQDELKIHIRTHTGEKPYRCEECRKQFSQLCSLQKHMRTHTGEKPYKCEECTRQFSRQDELKTHMRTHTGEKPYRCEECSKQFSRLDVLEKHMRAHTGEKPYKCEVCSRQFSELGVLKNHMRTHTGEKPFTCEDCGRQFRNLCNLKTHMRKHTGEKPYKCEECSKQFSRLDHLKTHIRAHTGEKPYTCEECSRQFSQLVSLKIHMQTHTGEKPYKCEECNKQFSRLGNLKTHMRTHTGEKPYRCEECSRQFSQLGNLKTHMRTHTCEKPYTCEECNRQFSKLCALTRHMQTHTGEKPYKCEECSKQFGLLDHLKTHMRTHTGEKPYKCEECSKQSSTLSNLKTHMKTHRRQVQQE; encoded by the coding sequence ATGGCATCAACAAGTAACGCGCAGACTTTGGATGATGTCAGGAGAAAGGCAGAGAAGGGTTATGATGCGCGACCTAGAAGGAAAGAGGAAAGCTACAGGTGTAaggaatgcagcaaacagttcagttatcttggtaatctgaagactcacatgcgtgctcacaccggtgagaaaccctacaggtgtgaggagtgcaacaggcagttcagtaggcaAGATGAACTGAAGATTCAcattcggactcacacaggtgagaaaccctacaggtgtgaggagtgccgcaagcagttcagtcagctgtgtAGTCtacagaaacacatgcggactcacacaggcgagaaaccctacaagtgtgaggagtgcaccAGACAGTTCAGTAGGCAAGATGAACTGaaaactcacatgcggactcacacaggtgagaaaccctacaggtgtgaggagtgcagcaagcagttcagtcggctggatgTTCTGGAAAAACACATGCGggctcacacaggtgagaaaccctacaagtgtgaggtgtgcagtaggcagttcagtgagctgggtgtTCTGAAGAACCACATGCGtacccacacaggggagaaacctttcACGTGTGAGGATTGTGGCAGGCAGTTCCGTAACCTATGTAACCTTAAGACCCACATGCGGAagcacacaggggagaaaccctataagtgtgaggagtgcagcaagcagttcagtcgccTGGATCATCTTAAGACCCACATACGAgcccacacaggggagaaaccctatacgtgtgaggagtgcagcaggcagtttagtcagctggttagtctgaagatacacatgcagactcacacaggggagaaaccctacaagtgtgaggagtgcaacaagcagttcagtcggctgggtaatctgaagacccacatgcgaacccacacaggggagaaaccctataggtgtgaggagtgcagcagacagttcagtcagctgggcaATCTAAAGACACATATGCGGACCCACACTTGTGAGAAACcgtacacgtgtgaggagtgcaacaggcagttcagtaagctgtGTGCTCTAACGAggcacatgcagactcacacaggggaaaaaccttacaagtgtgaagagtgcagcaagcagttcggTTTGCTAGATCACCTAaagacacacatgcggactcacacaggggagaaaccctac
- the LOC118425118 gene encoding zinc finger protein 883-like, translated as MAATSDMEILNDVRRKEREDFSVEPSTSSEKKLHRCEECSRQFSRLSDLKRHMRTHTGEKRYTCDECSRQFGVSHALKIHLRTHTGEKPYRCVECGKRCSLLGNLKKHMRTHTGEKPFRCEECSRQFSQLGHLKTHMRTHTGEKPYKCEECNKQFSQLGHLKGHMRTHTGEKPYKCEECSKQFSRLGYLKDHMRTHTDEKPYRCEECWKQFSRLGHLKGHMRHMRNIGYPHSLINPTKRTQDVEILEMINMATRHLTQGEGKDGQDSPRTHKCSQCDKEFRFKSVLNRHLQTHNGERPYQCGECGRRFNQLGNLSKHIRIHTEERPYSCEECGRQFRQLDNLTLHMRTHTGEKPYKCEHCNKSFSQSSNLKTHMRTHTGEKPYKCETCCKRFNERGSLKKHMRTHTGEKPYSCGECCKKFRVLGQLKRHMQTHTEQKPYRCEKCNKSFRYFTHLKVHMQTHTGGDLSLPSMSDGPTYTWKVGRQQMPHSFGMIVKT; from the exons ATGGCAGCAACAAGCGATATGGAGATTTTGAATGATGTCCGGAGAAAGGAAAGAGAGGATTTTTCTGTGGAACCTAGCACTAGCAGCGAGAAGAAACTCcataggtgtgaggagtgcagcaggcagttcagtcggctgagtgatctaaagagacacatgcggactcacacaggcgaaAAGCGCTACACGTGTgacgagtgcagcaggcagtttggAGTGTCCCATGCTCTGAAAATTCACTTGCgtactcacacgggtgagaagccctacaggtgtgtgGAGTGTGGTAAGCGGTGTAGTCtcctgggtaatctgaagaagcacatgcggactcacactggggagaaaccctttagatgtgaggagtgcagcag gcagttcagtcagctgggtcatctgaagacccacatgcggacccacacaggggaaaagccctacaagtgcgaagagtgcaacaagcagttcagtcagctgggtcatttAAAGGgccatatgcggactcacacaggtgaaaaaccctacaagtgtgaggagtgcagcaagcagtttagtcggCTGGGTTATCTAAAGGaccatatgcggactcacacagatgagaaaccctacaggtgtgaggagtgctgGAAGCAGTTTAGtcggctgggtcatctgaagggccatatgcgg CACATGAGAAATATAGGGTACCCACATTCACTCATCAACCCAACCAAGAGAACGCAGGATGTCGAGATCTTGGAAA TGATCAACATGGCGACTAGACATTTGACACAAGGGGAGGGAAAGGATGGACAGGATTCTCcccgtacccacaagtgcagcCAATGTGACAAGGAGTTTCGCTTTAAAAGTGTCCTAAATCGACACCTGCAAACTCACAATGGCGAGCGCCCATACCAGTGTGGTGAATGTGGCAGAAGGTTTAATCAACTAGGAAACCTTTCGAAGCACATCCGGATTCACACAGAGGAGAGACCATACAGTTGTGAGGAATGCGGTCGGCAGTTCCGTCAGCTGGACAATCTAACGCtacacatgaggactcacactggtgagaaaccgtacaagtgtgaacaCTGCAACAAAAGCTTCAGTCAGTCAtctaatctgaagactcacatgcggactcacacaggggaaaaaccttacaagtgcgaGACGTGCTGTAAACGGTTCAATGAGCGAGGTTCCCTGAaaaaacacatgagaactcacaccggtgagaaaccgtataGTTGCGGTGAGTGCTGCAAGAAGTTTCGTGTGCTGGGTCAACTGAAGCgtcacatgcaaactcacaccGAACAGAAACCGTACAGATgtgaaaaatgcaacaaaagcTTTCGTTATTTTACTCATCTGAAGgtacacatgcagactcacactgGTGGAGACCTATCATTACCGTCAATGTCTGATGGTCCAACATACACATGGAAAGTCGGACGGCAACAAATGCCACATTCCTTCGGCATGATAGTTAAGACCTAG
- the LOC118424601 gene encoding zinc finger protein 678-like has protein sequence MTSTANVQRLDDVREKSTKGSSVRPGTDREVKLYRCEECRKQFRELSNLKAHMRTHTGERPYKCEECSKQCEECSRQFSELSALARHVRTHTGEKPYSCEVCSKQYSQLGALKRQIRTHTGEKPFKCEECSKQFSQPGDLKRHMRTHTGEKPFKCEECSKQFSRLGNLKCHMRTHTGGTSY, from the coding sequence ATGACATCAACAGCGAACGTGCAGCGTTTAGATGACGTGAGAGAAAAGTCTACAAAAGGTTCTTCTGTGCGACCTGGCACTGACAGAGAGGTGAAActctacaggtgtgaggagtgtaggaAGCAGTTCAGGGAACTGAGCaatctgaaggctcacatgcggacccacactggtgagagaccctacaagtgtgaggagtgcagcaagcagtgtgaggagtgcagcaggcagtttagtgagctGAGTGCTCTAGCGAGacacgtgcggactcacacaggggaaaaaccctacagttGTGAAGTGTGCAGCAAGCAGTACAGTCAACTGGGTGCTCTGAAGAGACAAattcggactcacacaggggagaaacccttcaagtgtgaggagtgtagcaagcagttcagtcagccgGGTGacctgaagagacacatgcggactcacacaggggaaaagcccttcaagtgtgaggagtgcagcaaacagttcagtaggctgggtaacctaaaatgtcacatgcggactcacactggaggGACCTCCTACTAG
- the LOC118424603 gene encoding gastrula zinc finger protein XlCGF8.2DB-like, translating into MASTSNVQSMDDVMRETKKGSHVSSDNREKYYRCEECSKQFSKLSNLKRHMGTHRGEKPYRCEECSRQFSQLGNLKNHIWTHTGEKPYRCVECSRQFSQLGHLKRHMRTHTGEKPYRCEECSKQFIQLGELKKHIRTHTGEKPYKCEVCNRQFSHLDALKTHMRTHTGEKPFRCEECSIQFSRLGNLKRHMRTHTREKPYKCEECSRQFSELGTLKKHMRTHTGEKPFTCEECSRQFSELSNLKRHMQTHTKKNSY; encoded by the coding sequence ATGGCATCAACAAGCAACGTACAGAgtatggatgacgtcatgagaGAGACAAAGAAGGGTTCTCATGTAAGTTCTGACAATAGAGAGAAATACTACCgttgtgaagagtgcagcaagcagttcagtaagctgagTAATCTTAAGAGACACATGGGGACTCACagaggggagaaaccctacaggtgtgaggagtgcagcaggcaattcagtcagctgggtaatctgaagaatcACATTTGGAcccacacgggtgagaaaccctacaggtgtgtggagtgcagcaggcagttcagtcagctgggtcatctgaaacgtcacatgcggactcacacaggagagaagccctacaggtgtgaggagtgcagtaagcAATTTATTCAGCTGGGTGAACTGAAGaaacacatacggactcacacaggggagaaaccctacaagtgtgaggtgTGCAACAGACAGTTTAGTCACCTGGatgctctgaagactcacatgcggactcacacaggggagaagcctttcaggtgtgaggagtgcagcataCAGTTTAGTCGGCTGGGTAATCTGaaaagacacatgcggactcacacaagggagaaaccctacaagtgtgaggagtgcagcaggcagttcagtgagctgggtactCTTaaaaaacacatgcggactcacacaggggagaaacccttcacgtgtgaggagtgcagcaggcagttcagtgagctgagtAATCTAAAACgccacatgcagactcacactaAGAAAAACTCCTACTAG
- the LOC118425119 gene encoding zinc finger protein 271-like has product MATREGRPHVQNLCRRIVRTQVIFNTGSRCDMEEAGNGSPTAVPQNFRDGHRYPPGVLCNKDATKVKDHPTASKTGLVSQPEANTGEKPYKCNQRYFSAAQMSTLNQHLAMHTGEKPYMCGDYRTYSREASGRRAFCSFVRSHCCCIAAGIAVLIAVGLAPLTFINKEVTL; this is encoded by the exons ATGGCTACTCGTGAGGGTCGCCCCCATGTGCAAAATCtttgcaggaggattgtgcgcACGCAGGTAATATTCaacactggaagcag GTGCGACATGGAAGAGGCGGGTAATGGGTCTCCCACTGCTGTTCCACAGAACTTCAGAGATGGGCATCGGTATCCACCTGGAGTTTTATGCAACAAGGATGCGACCAAGGTCAAAGACCACCCCACAGCGAGCAAAACTGGTTTAGTCAGTCAACCGGAAGcgaacactg gtgaaaaaccctacaagtgtaaccAGCGTTacttttctgctgcacagaTGTCCACCTTGAATCAACATCTAGCTAtgcatactggtgagaaaccctacatgtgtggggatt ACCGCACGTACTCGCGTGAAGCAAGCGGTCGCCGTGCTTTCTGTAGCTTCGTCCGGTCCCACTGCTGCTGcatcgccgccggcattgccgtactCATCGCTGTGGGACTCGCACCTCTGactttcatcaataaagaggtaaccCTGTAG